Proteins from a genomic interval of Pseudomonas silesiensis:
- a CDS encoding GlxA family transcriptional regulator, producing MQKTVAIVVFSGVQSLDVTGPMDVFCEANRFLAPQDHYRLEVIGVERGVIACSNGLSLNAHRHFSEALQAYDLLLVAGGPQLPFMNFGAAFDAWLRDASASAQRFGSICNGAFILARAGLLDGRAVTTHWGDAAALAALCPSTRVEADHLYVQDGELYTSAGVTAGIDLSLFLLGRDHGPEVALSVAKRLVVFTQRSGGQSQFSPFLMPHAEPTSAVALVQHYVLANLTGDLTIADLANAANMSARNFSRVFAREAKITPAEFVERARVDAARVLLESTHSPLKTVAYQCGFRDAQHMRNVFNRRLGVTPQQFRLNFAAVV from the coding sequence ATGCAGAAAACCGTCGCCATCGTGGTGTTTTCCGGCGTCCAGTCCCTGGACGTCACCGGCCCCATGGATGTGTTCTGCGAAGCCAATCGTTTCCTGGCGCCGCAAGATCACTATCGCCTGGAAGTGATCGGTGTCGAGCGCGGGGTAATCGCCTGTTCCAACGGTTTGTCGCTCAATGCCCATCGGCATTTCAGCGAGGCGCTGCAGGCCTATGACCTGCTGCTGGTGGCCGGTGGGCCGCAGTTGCCGTTCATGAATTTCGGTGCGGCATTCGATGCCTGGCTGCGCGATGCCAGTGCGTCGGCGCAACGTTTTGGCTCGATCTGCAACGGCGCATTCATCCTCGCCCGGGCCGGCTTGCTCGATGGAAGAGCGGTGACCACCCATTGGGGCGATGCGGCGGCACTGGCTGCGTTATGCCCTTCGACCCGGGTCGAGGCCGATCACCTGTACGTGCAGGATGGCGAGTTGTATACCTCGGCGGGGGTCACGGCGGGGATCGATTTGTCGTTGTTCCTGTTGGGTCGGGACCATGGGCCGGAAGTGGCCCTGAGCGTGGCCAAGCGGCTGGTGGTATTCACTCAACGCTCGGGTGGGCAATCGCAGTTCAGCCCATTCCTCATGCCTCACGCCGAACCGACCTCGGCGGTGGCGCTGGTCCAGCATTACGTGCTGGCCAATCTCACCGGCGACCTGACGATTGCCGACCTGGCCAACGCCGCCAACATGAGCGCCCGCAACTTTTCCCGGGTGTTTGCCAGGGAGGCGAAAATCACCCCGGCGGAATTCGTCGAACGGGCGCGAGTGGATGCGGCGCGGGTACTGCTTGAAAGCACCCATTCGCCGCTCAAGACCGTGGCCTATCAGTGCGGATTTCGCGATGCCCAGCATATGCGCAACGTGTTCAACCGCCGGCTTGGGGTGACGCCGCAGCAGTTCAGGCTGAATTTTGCGGCGGTGGTTTGA
- a CDS encoding HD domain-containing protein encodes MSSTIAGISIPDSALAKATTEYIRDVESDLLYHHSRRVFLFGALSGERKQLAYNPELLYVGAMFHDLGLVEGHRSDDDRFEVDSANAAKAFLQPYGLSNDDIEQVWLSIALHTTPGVPQHLRPNVALVTAGVEMDVLGIDYAAFPTAQREAVVHAHPRGEGFKECILCAFTNGFKHKPDTTFGTVNADVLVDCEPGFRPMNFVEIIRKSPWVS; translated from the coding sequence ATGAGCAGCACCATCGCCGGTATCAGCATCCCCGACAGCGCCCTGGCCAAGGCCACCACCGAATACATTCGCGACGTCGAGTCGGATCTGCTGTACCACCACTCGCGCCGGGTGTTTTTATTCGGCGCACTGAGCGGCGAACGCAAGCAACTGGCCTACAACCCCGAGTTGCTGTACGTCGGTGCGATGTTCCATGACCTGGGGTTGGTGGAAGGTCATCGCAGTGACGACGATCGCTTTGAAGTCGACAGCGCCAACGCCGCCAAAGCGTTTCTGCAGCCTTACGGTTTATCGAACGATGATATCGAGCAGGTGTGGTTGTCGATTGCCCTGCACACCACGCCGGGCGTGCCGCAACATTTGCGGCCCAATGTGGCGCTGGTCACGGCGGGGGTTGAAATGGATGTACTGGGTATCGACTATGCCGCGTTCCCGACTGCGCAGCGTGAGGCGGTGGTGCATGCGCATCCACGGGGTGAAGGATTCAAGGAGTGCATCTTGTGTGCCTTTACCAATGGCTTCAAACACAAGCCGGACACTACGTTCGGGACCGTGAATGCGGATGTGCTGGTGGACTGTGAGCCGGGGTTCAGGCCGATGAATTTTGTCGAGATTATCCGCAAGTCGCCTTGGGTTTCCTAG